The Branchiostoma floridae strain S238N-H82 chromosome 3, Bfl_VNyyK, whole genome shotgun sequence genomic sequence TTAAgtaactttcaaaatgtttctaaaagtGTGACGCCAAAAACATTGACAAATTGATGATAGTGTTTTGTCCATACCATATGTCCAAAATGATGAGGGTGGCAACTATAGAATAAACGCCGTCACTGAAACCTGAAAATAACATGTAAGCAAGTCATTAATTAGTACAACTGTATTGGCATGCAATGTTCTCCAGCTATCAGTGCAGAGAAATTCTGTCTataaacaaaatcaaagtcTATGATCtgtgattacctccatgaaaaaatggaggtatagttttgggtgtgtctgtctgtgtgtgtgtctgtgtgtgtgtctgtttgtgtttccagatgtttgtggtcagcataactttagaacctcttgatggactacgatgatatttggtatgtgggtaggggttgggcaGACGAAAGgttaaggtcaattttgggccccctggtgtttgaccttggtactgcagcgcaacttccggttttgctatctcggtcttctgaacatgctatggtcaagatttttgagtattagatagctcttgtgctcagaaaaagATGATATAAGTTTGGGCttcctagcgtctagttttgggatagcaggggcatttttgtcaaaaactgacgaggataactcaagaagggaacaacggattttcatgatttttggtatgtaggtaccttagacaatgttgtacaagatataatactaattatgcaaaataggagtacatttgcataattaatgagcatattctatcatagcagtttttttttaatgtatctcttgtcccgtacatGATATGGTCGTGATATTTGCGTGGTAGATAggttttagcgtcatgacaaggtgaggcaagtttcagtccccttaCATTCAActgtagaactgcaggggcgtttttgtcaagagactccaaagaggataactgcagaaaggaacggcggattgcctgcattttaggtatgcaggtagcttaggcaaagatgttcataatgatatgcattttatgcaaataaggacttaatttgcataattaatgaggaaattgtatgattccattgttcgcaataactggacttcgataaatgtaacacttgttaattataatcggtggaacatatccagatatcaaatatgcaaataaggaacttatttgcataatttatacagaaattgcaaaacaacttaatgattaatgatttgaattgggaattttacttgtgacatgtgtactgtacgttattcaatgatgaacaataccatgcataaatcatgttaatgttatttCTTACTGTAGGCTGGTACTTTTGAAATGTAAGGAGGCATACCTGTCTGACAAGTACTTTGGTTcatgatttctttttcaaaagtaTAAGACTTCCGCTCGCATGCTTACATTAAGTACATGTGAAACAGACAAaaagatgaactagaaaggccgacatttgcttaagagcaaatacagcatatttcagccataccccttcccacgcaacattggactgttccaaatcacccctgcgcaaaaatggaacatcctcttacattatcccccaaagtggactggtattgtgaattgattcccggtaaaaacagagcttgcttctatttttcagaaaatgacaataatcacaccttccattcagaaaattttcatcatgactgaaaattgttgaatgacttcatgtaatgtcattaacaattttcagtacgataactaggtgtaagtttaaaaaagtataagctccttgtgatgtgggtacatttattattgcagtgaactttttttattcaagtagggcatacgatttaataattatcaagcaggtgcaggtactgtaggagcgtttgttttcttcaagctgtaaaactgttaaactgttttactttgtatgcaatcagccatcgagcctattcttattttagtttaacaacttcctgccagacccggaagatacgattgaaccttgttcgaggatttattttcgtctgtctggtcagtctgttcataccctggcactgagagtgttttattgggctgaaactctggcagtttaaagttactcacaatttaaatgtttaaagtttatgtcaaacaacaacagcactaggaaatgtggccactatagacaggtggtcactatagagaaaatgctgatctattgactaggagccatacgttacacatgatttcagtacactgatcattaatcatacaaatattgcacaggtaagccaattgtttagatgtacaattaagttcaaataattctgaagagaaatattgatgagaaaataatcattctcgccactgtctaacttataattacgtatcaaaactaaacgcagattttctaactaacgcacctttcgccgacttcatcaaaggaccgccggctatcaatcaaacatggctgttgattagacttagagtttcaaacagtcatgtgctgtgtgccagtttacagcgaacttcatgctacgtgatgttttacattgcttggaccttctttcctacagcggtacttctacaaaatatttagactgtaaaactgagtcccacatgttttatagaatagaatttgacgcagaacagcgttttttgctgggtatttttcttgaaacatgtccgtgggaatatcagcgaggcggcgacgtagggatatcagaccgtcaacaaaagtcgcacggcggctaacggcgcagcgaagatactagcgctataaataagcgcttcaactaaggatggcaacccgtacaatatttttgtatactgttgagctagcctaagtaaagtttgttgtttatgaggttttagttgtctttgaagctttgacccgaaatattttaaagtcaaactgctgaagagaagtaagtgactgctacgattatcgtagatatggccctaaaaaaactgataaaagaagccttctcaatagtctaaaatgcaagagcttccggggggcttcgcccacctgggtcccccccacagtggccctgcccctggaccccgccagggacattcggcggcccccggacccctgtccgacgctttgaaaaaatcctggcgagaagtctgtacggcctgagtcttcaagttaacgtattgtgtggtcccgcttatgaatattaattagccttcgctttcctcttggctgattggctgaaccattaattgaattaactcttcctgccggctagacgcaggtgcaaatgtcggctctgtggggtgaacgtccgaaaggtcatggcatggagaacgaaagaaaaccaatttcccctaaaagaagtgctgtaattaagccttttacagtactttatgccaaaaattttacttggatcattttaccaactatcttatgcctatctataccaaatgttactcataccagggtacaggggtgcaaaatataccgttataagacgtaacgtaacagcgcagcgaaaataccatcgctagcgtttcaacttcggataacaagatataagtactgttgaactcagtaacgttaaagtttgtttttagttgcctttgacggtttgacctgaaatagtgttacgctaaactcctgaagagaagttaagtgactgctgcgattatcatagatatgcccctaagaactgatacaatataaagccttctgaatagtctaaaatgcgagagccttaggcgggcttcgctccccctggcgggaacactgctatctacgggatcatgaggccccgcttatgaatattaattagcctttggcctcctcttcgctgattggctaggtctttgattcaattaactctccggctgacgcgcacaggtgtggctctgtgcggggtcacggaaggtcacgtcaggaggccaaaagaaaacaaatttcccctcagaaaagtgccaaaattaatcattttaaagttgtttatgtcaaaaattttatttgaatcttgttaccaagtatctaatgcctatctataccaaatttcaggtcatttgattgtaataccagggtacaggagccaaaagtgtccttttgtggtcaaaaattggccaaaaattggccaaaaatcgcaaaaataaacattttgttgcactgtataccaaaagtgttattgaatttatatgaagggattatcaaggcacatctctgtcaaatttcagctcattcggttgcaataccaaggtacaggagccaaaagtgtccttttttggtcaaaaattggtaaaaaaattgcaaaaataagcattttgctgtactgtacaccaaaagtgttattgaatttatatgggggcattatcaaggcacatctctgtcaaatctcagctcatttggttgtaataccagggtacaggggctaaaagtgtccttttttggtcaaaaattggtcaaaaatcgcaaaaataagcattttgttgtactgtacaccaaaagtgttatcgaatttatatgggggcattatcaaggcacatctctgtcaaatttcagctcatttggttgtaataccagggtacagggggcccaaatatacagttttggtcttaagatgaccaaaaaaccttaataaaatcatttaagagacagatatggaaaaaatgaaaaaaacgtccgagggtattggcccactctacccttgtaccaaatttcaagtcattcggttgaggaacaacggagataccgtgttctgaagatttgacaggagaaagaaagaaagaaagaaagaaacattacgaatacaatatatttcaccatacctatggtatggctgaaatataaatatggcGTATCCAGGATACTAGTATCCCATTGTCCATTGTTCACACGTAATTTGCATATGATAGAATTCTCCCGCGGAAAACGGACCGAAAGAAAAATGGCGGACATCAAGGTGGCGGTGTTGTTTATCGCTGACTTTTACAAGATATTCGAGAGCAGCAAAGTTTATTAGGTAAGTAAATTTCACCATTTTAAGTGTTAGGTGTTTATTAGTGTGTAACACTGATTCTTAGCATAGCAACAAGATGGGAGGTAATTTATTTGACTGTACAGGGTAAATAGCTCGATATCTAATCACTTACAAGAGAGTCTGGAAGTTTCCGCTGTCTCAGACACCAAGCGAGACGGCCTCATCACCCTCAGTCCATACCTTGTCTTCCctttaaagaaaaacatgaaggcCCCATGATAATGCCTGTATTGTGAGTGAATGCCATTcctttatatgcattttcaacaATAAAACACATCTTGTAAATACTACTATTTTTTaagcaaaaatgacaaaatacttGTCATTCTTGGAATGACATGGACATGGAAGGCCATGACATGACCATGCACTGAGGAACAAAGAATATAAACAAACAGACCTCTGACACAGTGATACACTGCTTCTCCAATCTGACGAAGAACCGGCTCTAACATCATCAGCAGAAGAAAAGCCCATGCCTTTATGTATGtagggagagagacagaaagataTGAGATACCCACGTAGGGTTTTAGCATAGTCCGAATAAGAGTTAGATGTACATATAGctatctgttttgaattcaaaCCAGGTGGTTACAGCATTCGCACAACTTTTCTCATCAGTCATATTAAATGTCACCTAAGTAAGTACTATCACTGGTCACATTGTTTGTGACCTAAGTActatactagtaacttgtatCACTCTGCGACAAAGGGCATTCAGACTGGAATGCCAGTCTGGAACAGTCTGGAGCCAAATCACAATAATGTCCTTATTGATTTGGTAACTGCCTATAAGATACCATCAGGACATTATATCACTATTCACAATACTATCTACACAGAAAAGAAGAATTACTAGTGCTGAGAGAACGTTTATGATAGAATAACAAAGTACTTTGAACGACTTAAGCTTATATTGCATAATTGTTTAGCCCTGgtacttttatttcaaatgcTGTACTTACGGTTTCAATCGATCCTATGCTGACAAGAGCTGCTATGACGGCTATGATAGGTTTGATCATCACCATTAGTAAAGCTCGGCGTCGTTTAGAGCTCTGGAAAATATCAAACAACACGTAAACTAAACTAAAGGGACTAAATCCTACAATAACCATTTTCTGTCCCAAGTAATATCTAGCACAGAAACATCACGACcttagcatgtccagaacacacaCGTTTTACTGCAGCACCATAGCAAGCCGCTTGGAGGCCCATCATCAAAATTGACTTTTGCTTGACCTATCACTGCCCAATTACAAAGTACCTTTAAGATCTAACGTTTCCTAtcgcttcttgagttatattgtCTAAACACGAGCCATATTGAATCACTGAACTCACTGAAATGTTGCTTTTCTGATTGTGTATTTTATTGGACATACCAGATTTCCATCCTCCGCCTCTTCTTCGTTGAGAAGGTTTTGTCTGCTGTAAACCTGCCAGACAATAGCAGcctgagcaaaaaaaaatatcggcATAATGAGAATTTAGGCTCCTTTAAGTTTAAGGAGGACATGATATCTCTAGCATCTGTGCTGAAAGTCAATCGTTGCAATCTTTGACTTTTAAAGAAAGCTGTGGTCTAAGAGAACAATCATGTTAAAGCATGAGTTATTTGTCACATATACTTTCGAGACACATACCTTGAAAACGCCAACAACAGCGACGCAACAGCAGAACAAGACTATGGCGGCTGGCTCCCGCGGGTACTCAGCGATCATCAGGAACTACAAACAGACGGaactttaaaaacaatgtaacCAGAATTGTGCTGTATAAATTTAGTATGTGAAGAAATTAACTGTTCTCCAATttcaaaattgaactgttcaaAAATTTCAACTGACTCGCTCAGTTGCAGTGACCACATGCCTTTCTgtacgtgtgacgtcagcaatgggtcaaatgttGTTGAAAATCGAAATCGCCACCCTACCGGTTTAGAAGAATGGGTGAGTCATTTAAATTCCTATAAGCCTAATTTCTGAGTTGGAAAAAATTCCTTTTCTCATGTATTTCAcctcagatgaactttcattctTACACGGTTGTTAGTAAAATTTGTAATGGGAAATAAACATGCACAGAGTGTAATATTGTAGTTACATATATGGGAATGCCATGTACGTAGTTACTTGATTGGTGCTTCAATCTTCTTAAGTACATGTCATGAATTAAGTTAAGAGATATGATAACAGAAGGCACTATGATACTCACGGCAAACGGGAGGAATGTCACAACCATCAGTACTCcctgtaaaaaaatgaatgctACAATCAGCTAAAATGTCAGTCAATTTATACTTTAGGAGagtatatttttttacacatcACAACACTCCACTGCCAAAACAAAACTCTGCCTGACAGAATCATTAAGAAGGGGGAGGAAATAATCGATACCCGTAAGCAGAAAGACTCTTACCGACCGTTACACTCAGTCTTGTGATCGTGTTCAAGAACGTTAGAATATGTACGTACCAGGTTCAGCAGCACGATCGTTTCGTTGACTTTCTCGATGTAGCGAAATACCCTAAGATGGACGATACATGCCTTCTTTTAAGTAAGTGACATATCAGGTGTTTATCAACAAAACAGTATCATTTTTGATAAAGCGCGTGCAGTGTGTAAAGACGTCGACGAACGCATGCACAAAAGCATTCTTCACAAATAAAGTGAAGAATGCTTTGGTTACCCTTCCCACCCCACCCCTCCCCTTTCCACTATGGCTGCGATCGCGCTGTGACCTGCTGAGAGACTTAAGATTTGACATATTGCTCTACTATCGCGAGTTCCCTAGAAAGTTGTTTCCCTTTCTTTCACGCTTTGTGTCTTTTACTGTTCTTAAGATAATTCTTTTACATCTCATAGCATACTAAAGTTATAAAATCCAATTCTGGTCGCTAGTCGTTCACCGTATTAGTTGGAAAGGAACCTATCCGGGGGAAGGGGTACCTAGTAACAAATGTGACAGCTCTCTTTCGGACTAACCTGCTGTGTGTATCCCATGTAGAGCTCACTAGAATAAATGCCAGCGCGTAGATCAGCAGTTTGAACCATATCTTCAGTAAACCGGCTAGTAAGTCCTGAAAGAAAACAGAGCCTATTTCATTTTCCAGTTTTCTCCAAGCTTTGCTTGGTCAGTTAATTAATCAAGTAAAATTATGTAATTTTTTCGTAACGTCACTTATTTGGTTACGGTCAACATTCATaagatatgttttattttacaacttttcattttgatgaagGTTGTTGCCATATAGCCGGCCAGACgacgttgaccaatcagaaggctctCATTTCATATGAACCATGACACCGTTATACCATTTAAGTGTCCCGAGAAGGGtttttaatgaatttctaggtTTGTAATAAAAATTTGGAGGCCCTGGAAGGCACTGCCAACCCAGGACTACACAGAGTAACCTGAAACTGAACCGAGGCTGTGAGACTATTTGAAGCTGTCGAGACGTAAAGAGCCGAATAATAGAAATCTATATCTATACACTAGTATTCTATCCGGCACCGCAATCAGGAGATTTGACAATATTTAAGCCTTATGTACCAAAACGACAAAATtaatgcaaattttcaaaatgcatttCTCAGAAAGGTGACAAATGAATTTACAAGTATTGTATCAAATTATCTATGCGCTAAACAGGAATTTTATGTCTCATACGGGCTAGTTCAGACAGCCTGTATGAGGATAACATGACCCGCCTATTCTTCAGTGTGTATAGCGCCATAAGGCCTGGACATTTGCTATGACTACCAAATAAATCCACCGAGTAGTTAGCAAAATGTCCAAGAATTATGAAACTATATACTAAGCACACCTTGGAAAAAGCGACTCATTAATCCTTTGTTATCTCTGAAAGGTTAAAGGGGTTAATAATGAAGATAAGATTATAGTCATTAGATTATAGGCAAGACTTTATCTCATCGACTGTCATCACAAAAGACGACGTCAGGAGACAGTCTAATGTAGTTATCGGCGCGGCGGTTACTGTAGGAGTAGCCTAAtcacttaaggccccctctcacttgacgtgcggcacgcttgcggcattgctgcgttcgttcactgcgtcacggttttgttattttctccgatttgttataattcagatattgcgcaatacgtctaagtgtgacatagaagaccacaaaatacacatcaagtaagaaaattcgttctttatctctgaaattcgttgagcatcttccgaacgcagcaatgccgcaagcgtgccgcacgtcaagtgagagggggcctttagtctCAAGGCCTCTCAGTTCTTGTAGGACGACAGCGGCGTGGAAATTAATCTAATTAGCAATAGTTGCTCTTTTATTACCAATTTATTTACTTCGCGAAGTATAGCTGACGAAGTATATTTGTCACGTTACGTCTTGTCAAGGAAGATCACTTGAATTATTGTACCCGGTTGATGCACTGACGATGGTAATTAAAAGTAGACGTACAGTATCGGTGTTTCATTGCATCCTGTGGCTAACTCGTCAGAAGGGTATTTCGTACATATACAAGGTGTCTACTATGATGGCATAATCTCAGCATCTTGCCCCAATTAAGTAAGATCATTAGGTATAAAATATCCTCCTTACATGTTCAGTGCttctaaaataaacaagaaagaagaaatcCAAAACAAATCCTTTCAACTTCAGCTTTGCCTTATCACAATATGAGACAGTCTCAGAAAATTGAATTTTACGTCTGAAGGCACTTCATCTTCAACATAAATTATTCAGGCTCAACCATAATTACGTTTGCGCACACGTTTCCTCAAGGATAGTCTAGAATAAACTGACAATTGTTGAGAGCAACGTAACATTACTTACGAGAAAGCAAATATACACGTAGATGAAAGAGGATCACCTGGTCAATTAAAAAGATATACAAAACTAGTGGTTTGTACTACCTTGCTCCCAGCAACCCCTTGTACCGCCTGACCGGACAATGGTAGAATCTGTAACGAcatatgaaaaatgtttgttgaTGCTAAGGAAGAATATTCTAAAGTAGGTTTAAGACATGAATGCGTCTAAGATCAAGGGAAAAGACATGAAAGAGGGAAAACAATTTAAGACATGATAAGAGCATGATGCGTCTCCCCACTAATTTTAGAAACGCAATTCGAGAACCAAGTTCGGGTTAACTAGCTTTTTAGAGTAGCTGTTATGTGCGAGATACAAaaatgatgaatgatgatgacgGCTTATTGGTGATGAAATAAACATTGTTGCACTGTGTATGCCCGTAATACAATACCATTGTAATTCCTATAATGCGTATATACAAGCCTAAGTCAAGTTTATATCTATGTGCACAAAATATCCCAAAAGATGTGATTAGATCTGTTTTAACATTTCTCAATTCGACTAACGTATCAATGGTTATAATCAGAACTATGGAAATTGCAAAATGGTTCCGTCTTTTATCCGAATCAATATCTAATGCATGTGACAATTAGTAATCTTTAGTGCTCAACACACGTTAATCTGCAATGGGCTTTTACGGGTGCAGCGCATTTATGGCCGACTAATAAAAGTCAGCACGCAATTATGAATCATTTACGAAACAGTCTTGTTTTGAACCTTTTACTGTCGCTTTTCATGAAATCATACGTTAGTCATCTTTAATTCGTTGTTTTGATCGGAATTTTAAATAAAGCTATAGAAAGGTCAGAACAGGCTCGTTAGAATTTTAAATTAAAAGTAGGAAAAGGTCATGGCCGACATGAGTCATTGACTGTAAGGCGATTTACCAGCTATCTAGGTCTTTGTGAGTGATGGATGGACGACATTCGGGACGCAGGCAGTA encodes the following:
- the LOC118411773 gene encoding endosomal/lysosomal potassium channel TMEM175-like — translated: MAREDHINPSERSLAYSDAIFAIVATIMILPLSGQAVQGVAGSKDLLAGLLKIWFKLLIYALAFILVSSTWDTHSRVFRYIEKVNETIVLLNLGVLMVVTFLPFAFRLFVVPDDR